GTGGAAGAGCGGCAAGGCCCCGGCCGTGTGAGCCGGGCCGGCGTTCATCACCGGAATAGGCGTCGGTGGCCCTGGTTGCTCCGAGTACCTAAAGCGTGCCGGGTACCGAACTTGGTGAGAGCGAGCGTGCAGGCGGGCCGGAGGCCACGGATGGCCGAAGCGGCGGGGCGCCACGGACGGCGCCTCCGCCGGGTGCCCGCCGGAACGCGAAGCTCGAACCCTAGTTGGGTCGGCTAAGCGACCGGTACGAGGGGGAATCAGGGCCACCGTAAGCGCCCGGCAGGATGAAACTAGCTAGCAGGAGAATGCCTCGTTTGGAGGTCAGTGCAGGTGGCTACTCAAGGAGCTCCGTGGCGCGAAATGGCTCTTAGCGACGAAGAGTACGAGCGGATCTGTCAGCTTCTGGGCCGGGAGCCCACCTACGTGGAACTGGGCATGTTCGCGGTCATGTGGTCGGAGCACTGCGGCTACAAGAACTCGCGGCCGGTGTTGCGCCAGTTTCCCACCCGGGCGCCCTGGGTCCTCCAGGGGCCGGGGGAGAACGCCGGGGTGGTGGATATCGGCGACGGCCTGGCCGTGGCCTTCAAAATGGAGAGCCATAACCATCCCTCGGCGGTAGAGCCCTTCCAGGGCGCGGCCACCGGGGTGGGAGGCATTGTGCGCGACATCTTCGCCATGGGCGCGCGGCCCATAGCCCTGCTGGATTCTCTGCGGTTCGGCGAGCTTGCCTCCCCCCGCAACCGCTACCTGTTCAGCGGCGTGGTGGCCGGCATTGCCTGGTACGGCAACTGCATCGGCGTGCCCACCGTGGGCGGCGAAGTCTACTTCGACGAATCGTACTCCGGCAATCCCCTGGTGAACGTCATGTGCGTGGGCCTGCTCCCCCGGGAGCACCTGCAGCGGGGAGCGGCCGCCGGTCCGGGCAACGCGGTGATGCTGGTGGGAGCGCGCACCGGCCGGGACGGCATCCACGGCGCTACCTTTGCCTCTGAGGAGCTGAGCGAGGCCTCGGAGCAGCGCCGGCCCTCGGTGCAGGTGGGCGACCCCTTCAAGGAGAAGCTGCTCATCGAGGCCTGCCTGGAGCTGGTGCAGCGGGATCTCCTGGTGGGCATCCAGGACCTGGGAGCGGCCGGTATCACCGGCGCCACCTCGGAGACCGCCGGCCGCGCGGGTACGGGCATGGAGCTGGACCTGGACCGGGTGCTGTTGCGGGAAACCGGTATGACGCCGTACGAGATCATGATTTCCGAGTCGCAGGAGCGGATGCTGGTGGTGCCCCGGCCGGGGCGGGAGGCAGAAGTGCGGGCGGTGCTGGAGAAGTGGGGCCTGGAGGCCAGCGTCATCGGCCGGGTCACGAACGACGGCATCCTGCGGGTGCGCCACCGGGGTGAGACGGTGGCCGAGGTGCCGGTGTCCGCGCTCATCGACGAGTGCCCCGTGTACTACCCGCCCTCGCGGGTGCCCGACTACCTCGTAGAACTCTGGGAGCGGGAGGCCGGGCCGGTTCCCGAACCCCGCGACTACCGGGAGGTTTTCGCCCGGCTGCTGTCCCGTCCCACCATTGCCAGTAAGCAGTGGGTATACCGGCAGTACGACCACATGGTGCAGATCAACACCGTGGTACCCCCCGGGCTGGGCGCGGCCGTGCTGCGGGTAAAGGGCACCTGCAAAGGCCTTGCGCTCACTACCGACGGTAACGGCCGCTACTGCTACCTGGACCCCTACCGCGGCGGGGCTATTGCCGTGGCCGAGGCGGCGCGCAACGCGGCCTGCGTGGGCGCCAGGCCCCTGGCCATAACCGATTGCCTCAACTTCGGCAATCCCCAGAAGCCGGAGGTCTTCTGGCAGTTCACCCAGGCGGTGACCGGCATGGCCGAAGCCTGCCGGATCCTGGGCATACCGGTGGTCAGCGGGAACGTAAGCTTCTATAACGAGAGCAAGGCCGACGGCACCGCCGTGTATCCCACGCCGGTGGTGGGCCTGGTGGGCCTGCTGGAGGACGTGGAAAGGCGGGTGGTGCCGGGCTGGCGTATGGAGGGAGAGGTAGTGGCCCTGGTGGGCCCGCCGGCGGGAGAGCTTAACGCCAGCGAATACCTCTGGGTGTGCCACCGCCGGCTGGGGCTGTCGGCGCCGCAAGTGGATCTGGAGCTGGAATCCCGCCTCGTCCGCTTCCTGCTGGAGGCCGCGGCTTCCGGATTGCTATCGTCTGCCCACGATTGCTCCGAAGGAGGGCTGGCCGTGACCCTGGCCGAGTGCTGCCTGGCCGCCGGTCTGGGGGCCGCGGTGGATCTGGCCCCGGACGACCGGCCCGACGTGCTGCTCTTCGGCGAGAGCCAGGGCCGGGTGGTGATTTCCTTCCCCGAGGAAAAGCGGCAGAGGGTAGAAGAACTGGCGGCCTCCCTGAACCTGCCCCTGGCGGTGCTGGGTCGTACCGGCGGTGCAGGCCTGGAGGTGAGGATCGGCGGCCGCACCTGCCTGGGGGTTTCCGTAGACGAGATGGAGCGGTGGTGGCGGGGAGGTCTGGTCAGGGCGCTTACGGCGTAGTACAATGCAGGTGGCGACCGGGAAAGCGAGGAACCGTCTCATGCATCTGTTTGAGGACAAACCGCGGGAAGAGTGCGGGCTCTTCGGCATTTACGCTCCCGGGCAGGAGGTGGCGCGTCTCACCTTTTTCGGCCTTTTTGCCCTGCAGCACCGGGGAGAGGAGAGCGCGGGCATTGCCGTGGCCGACGGCCGGGAGGTGAGCCACTACAAGAACCTGGGGCTGGTCACCGAGGTGTTTAGCGACGAATTGCTGGCCCGCTACCAGGGGCACGCGGCGGTGGGACACGTCCGCTATTCTACCATGGGTTCTTCTACCGTGGTCAACGCCCAGCCCCTGGTTTTCCGGTACTTTCACGGCACGGTGGCCCTGGCCCACAACGGCAGCCTCACCAATGCCCTGGCGCTGCGGCAGATGCTGGCGGCCACGGGCTCGGTCTTTCAGTCCACTACCGACAGCGAGATAATTGTCAACCTCCTGGCCCGCTACGGTCAGAGTCCGCTGGAAGAGGCCTTGATGAAGTGCCTCATCGATCTCAAAGGCGCCTACTCGCTGTTGCTCATGACCGAGGATAAGCTGATCGGCCTCCGGGATCCCCACGGCATCCGTCCCCTGTGCCTGGGAGAGATCGCCGGCGGATACGTCCTGGCCTCGGAGTCCTGCGCCCTGGACACGGTGGGAGCCAGGATGGTGCGGGAGCTGGAGCCGGGAGAAATCGTTATAATCGACCGGGACGGCCTGCGCAGCATAAAGTCTCTGGCCGCACCCGAGCCGGCGTTTTGCATTTTCGAGTTCGTATATTTTGCCCGGCCGGACAGCGTGCTCTGCGGCCGCACCGTGAACCTGGTACGCTGGGAGATGGGCCGGCAGCTCGCGCGGGAGGCGGCGGCGGAGGCCGACATAGTCATGCCGGTCCCGGATTCGGGCACCGCCGCCGCCCTGGGCTACGCCGAGGCCAGCGGCGTCCCCTTTCAGCAGGCCCTGATCAAGAACCGCTACGTGGGCCGGACCTTCATCCAGCCCTCCCAGTCCCTGCGCGACCTGGGGGTTAGGCTCAAGCTCAACCCCCTGCCGCAGGTGCTGACCGGCAAGAGCGTGGTCCTGGTGGACGATTCTATCGTGAGAGGCACCACCAGCCGGGCCATTGTGCAGATGCTTCGGGGAGCAGGGGCCAGGGAAGTCCATTTCCGGGTGAGCTCGCCGCCCGTACTCTATCCCTGCTTCTACGGCATCGACACCTCCAACCGGGGAGAGTTGATCGCCGCCAGCCACGAGATTGAGGAGATCCGGCGCTACATTGGTGCCGACACCCTCCATTACCTGAGCCTGGAAGGCCTGCTGGCGGCGGTGGGGGGGCAGCAGGGGTTCTGTACCGCCTGCTTCAGCGGTTCGTATCCCACCCCCATTCCTAACGGCGAGGAAGGCTCGAAGGACATCCTGGAACGGGCGACGGGTTCGTGGTAAGAGGGAGCGGGCGCGGCCCGGCCGTCGGGGGGTGGAGTGGTGGAGGGCCCGGAAGTTGTGGGGCTGGGGTCCCTTAACCTGGACCGGTTTTACCGTGTCTCCGATCCCCGCCTGCTGGTAGAAGCGGGATGGCCGGTGGTGCCGGGCGGAGAAGTTTTCCTGCCCGACGATAAGATGCCGGAGCTGGAGGAATTCCTGCGGCGGCACGGCGAGTATCTGGGCGCCAGCGGCGGAGGTTCCGCGGCCAATACCCTGTACGCCCTCGCGCGCCTGGGGTTTCGCTCTGCCCTCCTGGGGGTGGTGGGCGAGGACGAGACCGGCGACTGCCTGCGGCGTACCCTTGCCCCCGTTGACACGCGGGGAATCAGAACCGTTGCCGGCCGCAGCGGTACGGCCTTCATCCTGCTGGACGAGGCCGGGGATAGGACCATCCTGGTTTTTCCCCAGGCCAACGCCCGCGTGGCCGAGGCCGGTCTAGACCGGGAATTGCCGGGCCTGGGGCCGGGCGGGGGTTACCGGCCGCGCTTCCTGCACCTCTCCTCCTTTGTCTGCGCCGAGGCCCGGGCGGTCCAGGAACGGATGGTGGCCTCCCTGCCGGCCGGGGTAGAGGTGAGCCTGGACCCCGGAGAAATCTACGCCCGGGAAGGCCCGGCCGCCCTGGAAAGACTGCTCCGGCGCTCCCGGATAGTCTTTCTCACCCGGGCCGAGCTCGAGCTGCTCTTCCCGAGGGAACGCAGCGCGGTCGCGGCGCGAAGGCTCCTGGACCTGGGCCCGGAAGTGGTAGTGGTGAAGCGCGGAGCCCGGGGATCGGCAGTTTTTGCCGCCGAGCAGGAAATAGAGGTGCCGGCGGTGCCGGTCAGGGCGCTGGACACCACCGGTGCCGGGGACGTATACGATGCCGGCTTTCTGGCCGGGCTGCTGCTGGGACTTCCCTTGGAGGCCTGCGGCCGCCTGGCCTCGGCGGCGGCGGCGCAGAGCATCACCGGCCGGGGGCGGGAGGCCTACCCGGACGTGAGTTTCCTGCGCCGCTGGCTGGCCGGGGAAGGAGTGGGTTAGGCTTGCTGGATCTGGGCTGGTTTTCCACCGGCCGCGACCGGGCGGCGGCGGACCTTCTGGAGGTGGTGGCCGGCGAGATCGAGTCCGGCCGGCTGGCCTGCCGCCTGCGCTACGTATTCTGCAACCGGGCGCCGGGGGAAAGCCCGCCTAGCGACGCCTTCCAGGCCCTGGTACACCGCCTGGGACTTCCCCTGCTTACCCTGAGTTCCCGTGCCTTTGCCCCGGAGTTGTGGGACGAGGGCCGCCGTGAGCCCGAGGCGCGGCGGCGCTGGCGTCTGGCCTACGACCGCGAGGTGGAGCGTCTGATCGCTCCCTTTTCCTGCCCGGTGGTGGTGCTGGCCGGCTACATGCTGGTCCTGGGGGAGGAGCTGTGCCGGAGTCATCACTTCCTCAACCTCCACCCCGCCATGCCGGGCGGCCCGGTGGGCACCTGGCAGGAGGTGATCTGGGAGCTTCTCCTGACCCGGGCGGAGGAGGCCGGCGCCATGATGCATCTGGTCACGCCCGAGCTTGACCGGGGCCCGGCGGTGAGCTACTTCTCCTTCTCCCTCCGCGGCCCCGAGTGGGACGGGCTCTGGCGGGAATGGGAAGCGGACGAGGAGCGTACCCGGGCCTGGCTTGCCGTCCACGGTCGCGGGGCCACGCCGGGGCCGGAAGAGAGACTCTTCTGGGCGGTGCGGGAGCACCAGACCCGGCGGGAACTGCCCCTGCTGGTCCTCACGCTGGATTCCCTTGCCCGGGGAGAAGTGCGGCTGGAGAACGGCCGGGTGCTGGATCGCGGCGGCCGGGAACTCGCGCGGGGACGCTGCCTCAACCGGGAAGTGGAGGCCTGGCTGGCGCAGAGGGCTCCGACGGCGAGGCCCGAGCCGTAGCGCGGCCAGTATGAGGGCAAAACCGGGAGTGGCCCGGGGGTAAACTCAGGCGGCGGAACCGGGCGGGAAGTTCGCAGTAGGTGAAACCAGGAGGTGAAACCGGTGCCTAAATGGTGGCTGGCCACGGATTGCGAAGGCCCCCTTGCCCTGAACGACAACGCCTTTGAGCTCTGTACCGCCTACCTTCCCGCCGGGGAGCGGATTTTCAGGGTCCTGAGCCGGTACGACGACTACCTGGTAGAGGTGGAGCGGCGGGCCGGTCACCCCGCGGGTTCCACCCTGCGGTGGGTGGCCCCGTTTCTCAGGGCCTTCGGCCTCACCGAGGCCAGGGCCCGGGACTTTGCCGCCCGCACCCTGCTCTTCCTGCCCGAGGTGCCGCCCGTCCTCCGGGCGGTCAAGGACTTGCTGCCGGCCTTCGTGATCAGCACCAGCTATCGCCCTTACATAGAGGCCCTCTGCGACCGAGTCGGGCTTCCCGCCGACTGCACCTTTTCCACCCCCTTCCCTCTGGACGCCCACTCCCTGGCGCCTGGGGAGGCGGAGCGGCTTGCCGCCCTGGCCGCGGACCTGGCCGGGCTCTCTCCGCCGGAGTGGCCGGAGGGGGCGGCCGGGCCGGAGGACCTCGAGCCGGAGCACCGGGCAACCATCCGGGTGCTGGCGCGGGCCGTGGCCGAGCTGGAGGGACTTTCCCTTGCGCCCCTGCTGCGGGCGGTTGCGGTGGTGGGCGGGCCGGCCAAGGCCCGGGCACTGCGCGAGGCGGCGCAGCGCCTCTCCGCCTTGGTAGGCGAAGCCCTGTACCTGGGAGACAGCATCACCGACGCGGAGGCGCTCTCCCTGGTGCGGACGGCCGGTGGGGTGGCGGTGGCCTTCAACGGCAACCGTTACGCCCTGGCGGCGGCGGAAATAGCCGTTCTTTCCCCTCACGCCGGCCCCATCCTGGCCCTGGCCGCCGTGCACGCCCGGGGCGGGCCCCAGGCGGTGCGGGATCTGGTGGCCTCCTGGCCGGAAGCGGCCCGGGATCGAAATTTCGCTCCCGGGTGGAAACCGGAATACGCCCGGGCGGAAATGCTGTTTGTAGAGGAGCAGGATTTTGAAACCCTGGTAGCCCGCAGCGAAGCCGTGCGCCGCCGGGTGCGGGGCGAGGCCGTGGGCAGCCTGGGCTGAGCCCATTGGGTCTCTATCCCAGCTCGGGCCGGCTGTCCTGGTTTCCGCGAGTACCTAAAGCGTGCCGGGTACCGAACTCCGCCAACCCCAGTTCGGTCGGCTAAGCGACCGGTACGAGGGGGAACCAGGACAGCCGGCGCCGGCCGGGACAAACCCGAGGTGAATCGAATCGATTAAGGAAGGGGAGAACAAAGTGGCCAGACGAGCTCTGATCAGCGTTTCGGACAAGCGGGGCCTGGACGTTTTCGCCCGGGGATTAAAGGAGCTGGGATTCGAGATCATCTCCACCGGCGGCACGGCCAGGTCCCTGGAAGGCTGGGGAGTCGCGGTTACGCCGGTAAGCCGGGTCACCGGTTTCCCCGAAATCCTCGAGGGCCGGCTCAAGACCCTTCATCCCCTGATCCACGGCGGCATTCTGGCCAAACGGGTGCCGGAGCACCTGGAGCAACTCGCGGTCCAGGGCATCGAGCTTATCGACCTGGTGGTGGTGAACCTCTATCCCTTCCGCGAGACGGTAAGCCGGCCGGGGGTAACCCTGGAGGAGGCCATAGAGAACATCGACATCGGCGGGCCCAGCCTGGTCCGCGCCGCGGCCAAGAACCACGCCTACGTTACCGTGGTGGTAAACCCGGAGCGCTATCCCCTGGTGCTGGAGCAGTTACGCAGCAAGGGCGAGGTGGATGCCGAGACCCGTTTCGCGCTGGCGGTGGAGGCCTTTGCCCACACCGCCGCCTACGACGCCGCCATCGCCCAGTACCTCTCCAACGTCCGGGTGGGCTCTCCCTTCCCGCCCGTGGTGGCCCTGGTGGGCGAGAAGGTGCAGGATCTGCGGTACGGCGAGAACCCCCACCAGCGGGCGGCCTTCTACCGCGAGGTGGGCGCCACCGGAGGGCTGGCCTTTGCCCGGCAGCTTCAGGGCAAGGAGCTGTCCTTCAACAACCTGATGGATACCCAGGCCGCCTGGGCCCTGGTGCGCGAGCTTCCCGCTCCGGCCGCGGTGGTGATCAAACACAACAATCCCTGCGGGGCGGCCGTGGCCGGCTCCCTGAGCGAGGCCTACCGCAAGGCCTTCGAGGCCGATCCCACCTCGGC
The Clostridia bacterium DNA segment above includes these coding regions:
- the purL gene encoding phosphoribosylformylglycinamidine synthase subunit PurL, whose translation is MALSDEEYERICQLLGREPTYVELGMFAVMWSEHCGYKNSRPVLRQFPTRAPWVLQGPGENAGVVDIGDGLAVAFKMESHNHPSAVEPFQGAATGVGGIVRDIFAMGARPIALLDSLRFGELASPRNRYLFSGVVAGIAWYGNCIGVPTVGGEVYFDESYSGNPLVNVMCVGLLPREHLQRGAAAGPGNAVMLVGARTGRDGIHGATFASEELSEASEQRRPSVQVGDPFKEKLLIEACLELVQRDLLVGIQDLGAAGITGATSETAGRAGTGMELDLDRVLLRETGMTPYEIMISESQERMLVVPRPGREAEVRAVLEKWGLEASVIGRVTNDGILRVRHRGETVAEVPVSALIDECPVYYPPSRVPDYLVELWEREAGPVPEPRDYREVFARLLSRPTIASKQWVYRQYDHMVQINTVVPPGLGAAVLRVKGTCKGLALTTDGNGRYCYLDPYRGGAIAVAEAARNAACVGARPLAITDCLNFGNPQKPEVFWQFTQAVTGMAEACRILGIPVVSGNVSFYNESKADGTAVYPTPVVGLVGLLEDVERRVVPGWRMEGEVVALVGPPAGELNASEYLWVCHRRLGLSAPQVDLELESRLVRFLLEAAASGLLSSAHDCSEGGLAVTLAECCLAAGLGAAVDLAPDDRPDVLLFGESQGRVVISFPEEKRQRVEELAASLNLPLAVLGRTGGAGLEVRIGGRTCLGVSVDEMERWWRGGLVRALTA
- the purH gene encoding bifunctional phosphoribosylaminoimidazolecarboxamide formyltransferase/IMP cyclohydrolase; the protein is MARRALISVSDKRGLDVFARGLKELGFEIISTGGTARSLEGWGVAVTPVSRVTGFPEILEGRLKTLHPLIHGGILAKRVPEHLEQLAVQGIELIDLVVVNLYPFRETVSRPGVTLEEAIENIDIGGPSLVRAAAKNHAYVTVVVNPERYPLVLEQLRSKGEVDAETRFALAVEAFAHTAAYDAAIAQYLSNVRVGSPFPPVVALVGEKVQDLRYGENPHQRAAFYREVGATGGLAFARQLQGKELSFNNLMDTQAAWALVRELPAPAAVVIKHNNPCGAAVAGSLSEAYRKAFEADPTSAFGGIVGLNAPVDEATARELAKIFLEVVVAPGYSPEALEVLRQKEALRLLEIPAAPEGRQWDVKALGGGFLVQEADVVDAAPEEWRVVTRRAPTEAEKQELAFAWKVVKHVKSNAIVVTKNRVTLGVGAGQMNRVGAAKIALEQAGEAARGAVLGSDAFFPFPDTVEVAAKAGITAIIQPGGSVRDQESIDACDRYGLAMVFTGKRHFKH
- the purF gene encoding amidophosphoribosyltransferase, yielding MHLFEDKPREECGLFGIYAPGQEVARLTFFGLFALQHRGEESAGIAVADGREVSHYKNLGLVTEVFSDELLARYQGHAAVGHVRYSTMGSSTVVNAQPLVFRYFHGTVALAHNGSLTNALALRQMLAATGSVFQSTTDSEIIVNLLARYGQSPLEEALMKCLIDLKGAYSLLLMTEDKLIGLRDPHGIRPLCLGEIAGGYVLASESCALDTVGARMVRELEPGEIVIIDRDGLRSIKSLAAPEPAFCIFEFVYFARPDSVLCGRTVNLVRWEMGRQLAREAAAEADIVMPVPDSGTAAALGYAEASGVPFQQALIKNRYVGRTFIQPSQSLRDLGVRLKLNPLPQVLTGKSVVLVDDSIVRGTTSRAIVQMLRGAGAREVHFRVSSPPVLYPCFYGIDTSNRGELIAASHEIEEIRRYIGADTLHYLSLEGLLAAVGGQQGFCTACFSGSYPTPIPNGEEGSKDILERATGSW
- a CDS encoding carbohydrate kinase family protein gives rise to the protein MEGPEVVGLGSLNLDRFYRVSDPRLLVEAGWPVVPGGEVFLPDDKMPELEEFLRRHGEYLGASGGGSAANTLYALARLGFRSALLGVVGEDETGDCLRRTLAPVDTRGIRTVAGRSGTAFILLDEAGDRTILVFPQANARVAEAGLDRELPGLGPGGGYRPRFLHLSSFVCAEARAVQERMVASLPAGVEVSLDPGEIYAREGPAALERLLRRSRIVFLTRAELELLFPRERSAVAARRLLDLGPEVVVVKRGARGSAVFAAEQEIEVPAVPVRALDTTGAGDVYDAGFLAGLLLGLPLEACGRLASAAAAQSITGRGREAYPDVSFLRRWLAGEGVG
- a CDS encoding formyl transferase, which translates into the protein MLDLGWFSTGRDRAAADLLEVVAGEIESGRLACRLRYVFCNRAPGESPPSDAFQALVHRLGLPLLTLSSRAFAPELWDEGRREPEARRRWRLAYDREVERLIAPFSCPVVVLAGYMLVLGEELCRSHHFLNLHPAMPGGPVGTWQEVIWELLLTRAEEAGAMMHLVTPELDRGPAVSYFSFSLRGPEWDGLWREWEADEERTRAWLAVHGRGATPGPEERLFWAVREHQTRRELPLLVLTLDSLARGEVRLENGRVLDRGGRELARGRCLNREVEAWLAQRAPTARPEP